The sequence GGTGTGCGCGGACGCGGCTGAGCGCGCATTTTACCTTTTACAGCGGGTTTTTCGCATGGCGATGGTTGTGCGTGCAACCAGCCGCAGGCCGCATCGACTTAGACGGATGGACCCGTCGTCCCCGCCTCAACCGGCACCTGCCGCAAGCTCAGCTTATGAAAGCGCAGCGTCATCAGCAAGGCGACGCTCGCGAGCCCCGCGGCCAGTCCCCACCACAGACCGAGCGCGCCGAGCCCGAAGTGAAACGCCAGCGTGTAGCCGGTCGGAAAGCCGATCACCCAGTAACCGAACGCCGCGGCGATCATCGGCACGCGCGTGTCCTTCAGGCCGCGCAGACAGCCGGAGCCGACCGTCTGCATGCCGTCGACGATCTGGAAGATCGCCGCTACGCCGAGCAGCGAACTCGCCAGCTTGACCGTGGCCGCGTTGGCCGGATCGTCGAGGTGCAGATACAGCCCGACGATCCAATGCGGCGCCGCGATCAGCACGATGCCCGACAGCGTCATGAAGCCCACGCCGAGCGCCAGCGCGACGAACCCGGCATGGCGCGCGGCGAGCGGCTGCCCGGCGCCGGACCAGAAGCCGACCCGCACATTGCCCGCCTGGCCGATCGCGAGCGGCACCATGAACGCCACCGACGCCACGTTCAGCGCGATCTGATGCGCGGCCAGTTGCGATTCGCCCAGCAGGCCGACCATCAGACCCGTGGCGAGAAACAGCGTCGACTCGACGCCGTAGGTGATCGCCACCGGCCAGCCGATGCCGAACAGTTCGCCCATCAGCGGCACGTTCGGCCGTGTGGCGACGACGAAGTGACGGTAGCGCGGCCGCAAATGCAGCAGCGCCATCAGCACCAGCGCGCTCAGCCAGACGGTGATCGAGGTCGCGGCGGCCGAGCCGAGAAAGCCGAGCCGCGGCAACCCGTAGGCGCCGTGA is a genomic window of Paraburkholderia bryophila containing:
- a CDS encoding MATE family efflux transporter — encoded protein: MTQSSFTRVASRPPTLSRHAADTARLAAPLAISQLAQMAMAVTDTILLGSLGPDALAAGGLGANLFFVVVTLLQGVLTSVSVSVSHARGAQDESRVPHIYWTGLVLSVLLSVPAFFLLSFATPILLAFGEPTLLAHNVGEYASVLRWGSLGSLIGVGLMRSFLPAIGAAKRLLWVSLVSVFVNGFLNYGLIHGAYGLPRLGFLGSAAATSITVWLSALVLMALLHLRPRYRHFVVATRPNVPLMGELFGIGWPVAITYGVESTLFLATGLMVGLLGESQLAAHQIALNVASVAFMVPLAIGQAGNVRVGFWSGAGQPLAARHAGFVALALGVGFMTLSGIVLIAAPHWIVGLYLHLDDPANAATVKLASSLLGVAAIFQIVDGMQTVGSGCLRGLKDTRVPMIAAAFGYWVIGFPTGYTLAFHFGLGALGLWWGLAAGLASVALLMTLRFHKLSLRQVPVEAGTTGPSV